From one Paeniglutamicibacter psychrophenolicus genomic stretch:
- the pcaC gene encoding 4-carboxymuconolactone decarboxylase, with product MTASERLPGDSYDAGLEVRKQVLGSEHVARATANSTNFTDEFQEMITRYAWGTIWTRDGLPRTTRSAITLTALIAGGYWEELEMHVHAALRNGMSADEIKEVFLQSAIYCSVPAANTAFKIGKDVLAEYENETT from the coding sequence ATGACCGCCTCCGAACGCCTGCCCGGAGACAGCTACGACGCCGGCCTGGAAGTCCGCAAGCAGGTGCTTGGCAGCGAGCACGTCGCCCGGGCCACCGCCAACTCGACCAACTTCACCGACGAGTTCCAGGAAATGATCACCCGCTACGCGTGGGGCACCATCTGGACCCGCGACGGGCTGCCGCGCACCACGCGCAGCGCCATCACGCTGACCGCGCTGATCGCCGGCGGCTACTGGGAAGAGCTGGAAATGCATGTGCACGCGGCGCTGCGCAATGGCATGAGTGCGGACGAGATCAAGGAAGTCTTCCTGCAGTCGGCCATCTACTGCTCGGTCCCGGCGGCCAACACCGCGTTCAAGATCGGCAAGGACGTGCTGGCCGAATACGAGAACGAAACCACGTAG
- a CDS encoding alpha/beta fold hydrolase, whose protein sequence is MSIPTLTPSLLNPASALPTLVLGPSLGTGALALWGPAVPYLKDHFQLVAWDLPGHGESEPSTGPFSMGELAAGVMEMVDALRTDEVIAQEATLYYAGVSIGGAIALQLANDFPGAFAGLSVLCSAAKIGTPEGWADRAELVAKAGTPVVLSGSAERWFAPGYIEAHPVRSTDLLHNLQDADRFSYAHACGALAGYDMREALAGMKDPILAIAGAHDVVCPPSDAIFIAEHAANGTAATIDTVAHLAPAEDPETTSALLVDFFASITAEKTA, encoded by the coding sequence TTGAGCATCCCGACCTTGACCCCGTCCCTGCTGAACCCGGCCAGCGCCTTGCCCACCCTGGTGCTTGGTCCCTCGCTGGGCACCGGCGCGCTGGCCCTGTGGGGCCCGGCCGTCCCGTACCTGAAGGACCACTTCCAGCTGGTGGCCTGGGACTTGCCCGGCCACGGCGAATCCGAGCCCTCCACCGGGCCCTTCAGCATGGGTGAGCTGGCCGCCGGTGTCATGGAGATGGTCGATGCGCTGCGCACCGACGAGGTCATCGCCCAGGAGGCGACGCTGTACTACGCCGGTGTCTCCATCGGCGGGGCCATCGCCCTGCAGCTGGCCAACGACTTCCCCGGCGCCTTCGCCGGGCTGTCAGTTCTCTGCTCCGCGGCAAAGATCGGCACCCCCGAGGGCTGGGCCGATCGCGCCGAGCTGGTCGCCAAGGCCGGCACCCCGGTGGTGCTCAGCGGGTCCGCCGAGCGCTGGTTCGCCCCAGGCTACATCGAGGCGCACCCGGTCCGCTCCACCGACCTTTTGCACAACCTGCAGGACGCCGACAGGTTCTCCTACGCCCACGCCTGCGGCGCGCTTGCCGGCTACGACATGCGCGAAGCCCTGGCCGGCATGAAGGACCCGATCCTGGCCATCGCCGGCGCCCACGACGTGGTCTGCCCGCCGTCCGATGCCATCTTCATTGCCGAGCACGCCGCCAACGGCACGGCAGCGACCATCGACACCGTCGCGCACCTGGCCCCGGCCGAGGACCCGGAGACCACTTCCGCGCTGCTGGTCGATTTCTTCGCTTCCATCACCGCGGAGAAGACCGCATGA
- a CDS encoding lyase family protein, translating into MQQRMYPVDYGLLTPAWAATPVAEAASDAAFAQGMLDVESAWARVQAEAGLCSQADADAVTAISKVELYDLGALAGRGPDGANALIPLLGMMREQLAASGAPSTAALALHRGATSQDVIDSALMLLASRSIASMRNDLLAAADSLSALAHRHSATLCVARSLTQHALPTVFGLRAANWLAALTAAGRQLDAAAAELPLQWGGAVGTLASLHQRLGAALPYKSDHQLSARAAELTANLAAELGLAVPVAPWHTVRQPVLALGSALASVAAATGTFGADVLTASRPEIAELSEPREAGKGGSSAMPQKQNPVHSVLLRNAALAAPAHLATLYTAAGTAVDERPDGGWHTEWSALRELVRLAGGAAHHASVLASGLGVHPEAMARNMALSGDLLVSERISTVASPLVAGGKAAVQELVLESLRTGTPLRSLLQGVLPSDLDNQLFLDDLLNPASYLGSAHDFINRIRDDFNDWKNA; encoded by the coding sequence ATGCAGCAGCGAATGTACCCGGTCGATTACGGATTGCTGACCCCCGCCTGGGCGGCAACACCAGTTGCCGAAGCCGCCTCGGATGCCGCCTTCGCCCAGGGCATGCTCGACGTTGAATCCGCCTGGGCCAGGGTCCAGGCCGAGGCCGGGCTCTGCAGCCAGGCGGACGCCGATGCCGTCACCGCCATCTCCAAGGTCGAGCTCTACGACCTGGGCGCACTGGCCGGGCGCGGGCCCGACGGCGCCAACGCGTTGATCCCGCTGCTGGGCATGATGCGCGAACAGCTCGCCGCCTCCGGCGCCCCGTCCACCGCGGCGCTGGCCCTGCACCGCGGCGCCACCAGCCAGGACGTGATCGACAGCGCCCTGATGCTCCTTGCGTCCCGCTCCATCGCATCGATGCGCAACGACCTGCTCGCCGCCGCCGACTCCCTGTCCGCGCTCGCCCACCGGCACTCCGCCACCCTCTGCGTGGCCCGCTCACTGACCCAGCACGCGCTGCCCACAGTCTTCGGGCTGCGCGCCGCCAACTGGCTCGCCGCCCTCACCGCGGCCGGCCGACAACTCGACGCCGCCGCGGCCGAACTGCCCCTGCAATGGGGCGGAGCCGTGGGTACCCTGGCCTCGCTGCACCAGCGCCTGGGCGCGGCCCTGCCGTACAAGTCCGACCACCAGCTTTCGGCCCGCGCCGCAGAACTCACCGCCAACCTCGCCGCCGAGCTCGGCCTGGCCGTCCCCGTGGCCCCGTGGCACACCGTCCGCCAGCCGGTCCTTGCCCTGGGCTCCGCGCTGGCCTCCGTGGCAGCGGCAACCGGCACCTTCGGCGCCGACGTGCTCACCGCCTCCCGCCCGGAAATCGCCGAGCTGTCCGAACCCCGCGAGGCCGGCAAGGGCGGATCCTCGGCCATGCCGCAGAAGCAGAACCCCGTGCATTCGGTGCTGCTGCGCAACGCGGCACTGGCCGCCCCCGCGCATCTTGCAACCCTCTACACCGCTGCCGGCACGGCCGTGGACGAGCGGCCCGACGGCGGCTGGCACACCGAGTGGTCCGCCCTGCGGGAGCTCGTCCGGCTTGCCGGCGGCGCCGCGCACCACGCCTCGGTCCTGGCCTCCGGGCTGGGCGTGCACCCCGAGGCCATGGCCCGGAATATGGCCCTGTCCGGGGACCTTTTGGTCTCCGAGCGGATCTCCACCGTCGCCTCGCCGCTGGTGGCCGGCGGCAAGGCCGCGGTGCAGGAACTGGTCCTCGAATCCCTGCGCACCGGCACCCCGCTGCGCAGCCTGTTGCAGGGGGTCCTGCCCTCGGACCTGGACAACCAGCTGTTCCTTGACGACCTGCTGAACCCGGCCAGCTACCTCGGCTCGGCCCACGATTTCATCAACCGCATCCGCGACGACTTCAACGATTGGAAGAACGCTTGA
- the pcaG gene encoding protocatechuate 3,4-dioxygenase subunit alpha has translation MTTANTAPALELAPTPGQTIGPFYGYALPFDKDNELVNQARPGAVRLHGVVTDGNGTVIPDALLEIWQADEHGNVVAKDGSLVRDGYTFTGWGRTAVDNVGHYTFTTLNPGATEEGKAPFIMLTVFARGLLNRLFTRIYLPEDTAALANDPLLASLDEAGRKTLVATREADGSLRFDVSLQGENETVFLSYPRES, from the coding sequence ATGACCACCGCAAACACAGCACCGGCGCTGGAGCTCGCCCCCACCCCGGGACAGACCATCGGCCCGTTCTACGGCTACGCACTGCCCTTCGACAAGGACAACGAGCTGGTCAACCAGGCCCGCCCCGGAGCCGTCCGCCTGCACGGGGTCGTCACCGACGGCAACGGCACCGTCATCCCCGATGCCCTGCTGGAAATCTGGCAGGCCGACGAGCACGGCAACGTCGTGGCCAAGGACGGCTCGCTGGTGCGCGACGGCTACACCTTCACCGGCTGGGGCCGCACCGCGGTGGACAACGTCGGGCACTACACCTTCACCACGCTGAACCCCGGGGCCACCGAGGAGGGCAAGGCACCGTTCATCATGCTCACGGTCTTCGCCCGCGGCCTGCTCAACCGCCTGTTCACGCGCATCTACCTGCCCGAGGACACCGCGGCGCTGGCCAACGACCCGCTGCTGGCATCGCTGGATGAGGCCGGCCGCAAGACGCTGGTCGCCACCCGCGAGGCCGACGGCTCGCTGCGCTTCGACGTTTCGCTGCAGGGCGAGAACGAAACGGTGTTCCTCTCCTACCCGCGCGAGTCGTAA
- the pcaH gene encoding protocatechuate 3,4-dioxygenase subunit beta, with translation MSTEATSTESFTDSHVLDPAATTLSQDAISAEITDIHAAYKQSVLDGARAETQPRIDFAPYRSSLLRHPTKNLHHADPETIELHSPAFGERDVHALESDLTIQHNGEPIGERIVVAGRVLDGDGRPVAGQLIEVWQANAAGRYIHKRDQHPAPIDPNFTGVGRAITGPNGEYSFTTIKPAPYPWKNHHNAWRPAHIHFSLFGTDFTQRMITQMYFPGDPLFSLDPIYQAITDADARDRLVATYDHSITSHEWATGYNWDIVLTGSNRTWMEDEEGEN, from the coding sequence GTGAGCACCGAAGCCACCTCGACCGAGTCCTTCACCGATTCGCACGTGCTGGACCCCGCAGCCACGACGCTCTCGCAGGACGCCATCTCCGCCGAGATCACCGACATCCACGCCGCCTACAAGCAGTCCGTCCTTGACGGAGCCAGGGCCGAGACGCAGCCACGCATCGATTTTGCGCCCTACCGCTCCTCGCTGTTGCGCCACCCCACCAAGAACCTGCACCACGCGGACCCCGAGACCATCGAGCTGCACTCCCCCGCCTTCGGCGAGCGCGACGTGCACGCCCTGGAATCGGATTTGACCATCCAGCACAACGGCGAGCCGATCGGCGAGCGCATCGTGGTGGCCGGGCGCGTGCTCGACGGCGACGGCCGCCCCGTGGCCGGCCAGCTGATCGAGGTCTGGCAGGCCAACGCCGCCGGACGCTACATCCACAAGCGCGACCAGCACCCGGCCCCGATCGACCCGAACTTCACCGGCGTGGGCCGTGCCATCACCGGCCCCAACGGCGAATACTCCTTCACCACCATCAAGCCGGCGCCCTACCCGTGGAAGAACCACCACAACGCCTGGCGCCCGGCGCACATCCACTTCTCGCTCTTCGGCACCGACTTCACCCAGCGCATGATCACCCAGATGTACTTCCCGGGCGACCCGCTGTTCAGCCTCGACCCCATCTACCAGGCCATCACCGACGCGGATGCCCGCGACCGCCTGGTTGCCACCTACGACCACTCGATCACGTCCCACGAATGGGCCACCGGCTACAACTGGGACATCGTGCTCACCGGCAGCAACCGGACCTGGATGGAAGACGAAGAGGGAGAGAACTAA
- a CDS encoding 4-hydroxybenzoate 3-monooxygenase — MATERTILKTKVGIVGGGPAGLMLSHLLAKTGIENIVVEARDHETIRNTHRAGILEAQAVKMLVDSGVDGRVLTHGDEHEGIDLRFNGESHPLDFTDLVDATVTLYAQNEVFVDLAAARKRDSGDVRFSCEVTELMDLETDTPKFVFTDESGTEFEVHCDILVGADGSRSFCRRQIPETNRKDFKVEYPFAWFGILTEAPKSSKELIYANSPHGFALISQRSETVQRMYFQCDPNENTDDWSEDRIWSELQRRVDGPDGFTLKTGKIFDKTVLKFRSFVREPLSHGRLFLIGDAGHTVPPTGAKGLNLAFADVKVLFEALDSFYATKNDALLHGYSATALKRVWKAQNFSYWMTSMLHTPVNADPFMAQRALGELDTVTSSRYGQQYLAESYTGWPHS; from the coding sequence ATGGCCACAGAGCGCACCATCCTCAAGACCAAGGTCGGCATCGTCGGCGGCGGCCCCGCCGGCCTGATGCTCTCGCACCTTTTGGCCAAGACCGGCATCGAGAACATCGTGGTCGAGGCCCGCGACCACGAGACCATCCGCAACACCCACCGCGCCGGCATCCTCGAGGCCCAGGCCGTGAAGATGCTCGTGGACTCCGGTGTCGACGGGCGCGTGCTGACCCACGGCGACGAGCACGAGGGCATCGACCTGCGCTTCAACGGCGAATCCCACCCGCTGGACTTCACCGACCTGGTCGACGCCACCGTCACGCTCTACGCACAGAACGAGGTCTTCGTCGACCTCGCCGCTGCCCGCAAACGCGATTCCGGGGACGTACGCTTCTCCTGCGAGGTCACCGAGCTCATGGACCTGGAAACCGACACCCCGAAGTTCGTCTTCACCGACGAATCCGGCACCGAATTCGAGGTGCACTGCGACATCCTCGTGGGCGCCGACGGCTCGCGTTCCTTCTGCCGCCGGCAGATCCCGGAAACCAACCGCAAGGACTTCAAGGTCGAATACCCCTTCGCCTGGTTCGGGATCCTCACCGAGGCACCGAAGTCCTCCAAGGAACTGATCTACGCCAACTCCCCGCACGGCTTCGCGTTGATCTCCCAGCGCTCGGAGACCGTCCAGCGCATGTACTTCCAGTGCGACCCCAACGAAAACACCGACGATTGGTCCGAGGACCGCATCTGGTCCGAGCTGCAGCGCCGCGTCGACGGACCCGACGGGTTCACGCTGAAGACCGGGAAGATCTTCGACAAGACCGTGCTGAAGTTCCGCTCGTTCGTCCGCGAACCGCTCTCCCACGGCCGGCTCTTCCTCATCGGCGATGCCGGGCACACCGTCCCGCCCACCGGCGCCAAGGGCCTGAACCTGGCCTTCGCCGACGTCAAGGTGCTCTTCGAGGCCCTGGATTCCTTCTACGCCACCAAGAACGACGCGCTGCTGCACGGCTACTCGGCCACGGCCTTGAAGCGCGTGTGGAAGGCGCAGAACTTCTCCTACTGGATGACCTCGATGCTGCACACCCCGGTGAACGCCGACCCGTTCATGGCCCAGCGAGCCCTGGGCGAGCTCGACACCGTGACCTCCTCGCGTTACGGGCAGCAATACCTGGCCGAGTCCTACACCGGCTGGCCCCACTCCTAG
- a CDS encoding sulfate/molybdate ABC transporter ATP-binding protein, with protein MGFRFEAALASRNFEVALDMAPGQTLAVLGPNGAGKSTLLAIIAGLLRPDSGSARIGERSLFDLGSTRPAWLAPHARGTALLAQEPLLFPHLSVLENVAFGPRSTGTPGPKARALARQWLASTDTGALESRRPGELSGGQAQRVAVARALAAGPDLLLLDEPMAALDIHAAPLMRRLLKHVLAGRNAIIVTHDVLDALMLADAVIVMEHGRITEAGATREVLNRPRSRFAAGLAGLNLLTGTARAEGIETRYGLVSGAAEETLSPGDPAAAAFRPSAVSVYLDPPHGSPRNLLRATITDLEPHGDAIRVRAGDLAADITPAALADLGLVPGTQAYFVLKATAVTLYGT; from the coding sequence ATGGGTTTCAGGTTCGAGGCCGCGCTGGCATCCCGGAACTTCGAGGTTGCACTGGACATGGCCCCGGGACAGACCCTGGCCGTGCTGGGGCCCAACGGGGCGGGCAAGTCCACGTTGCTGGCCATCATCGCCGGGCTGCTGCGACCGGATTCCGGCAGCGCCAGGATCGGCGAGCGCTCCCTCTTCGACCTCGGTTCCACCAGGCCGGCCTGGCTGGCGCCGCATGCCCGGGGCACCGCGCTGCTGGCGCAGGAACCCCTGCTCTTCCCGCACCTGAGCGTGCTGGAGAACGTGGCCTTCGGCCCGCGCAGCACCGGCACGCCCGGCCCCAAGGCCAGGGCCCTGGCGCGCCAATGGCTTGCCTCCACCGACACCGGGGCCCTGGAGTCCAGGCGTCCCGGGGAGCTGTCCGGCGGGCAGGCCCAGCGGGTCGCGGTGGCCCGGGCGCTGGCTGCCGGGCCGGACCTGTTGCTGCTCGATGAGCCCATGGCCGCCCTGGACATCCATGCCGCGCCCTTGATGCGCCGGTTGCTGAAGCACGTGCTGGCCGGCCGCAACGCCATCATCGTCACGCACGACGTGCTCGACGCCCTGATGCTCGCCGATGCGGTCATCGTCATGGAGCACGGGCGCATCACCGAGGCCGGGGCGACCCGCGAGGTGCTCAACAGGCCGCGCTCGCGCTTTGCCGCCGGGCTCGCCGGACTGAACCTGCTCACCGGAACCGCCCGCGCCGAGGGGATCGAGACCCGCTACGGGCTGGTCAGCGGAGCCGCGGAGGAGACGCTGTCCCCGGGCGACCCGGCGGCTGCGGCCTTCCGACCCTCGGCGGTCTCCGTGTACCTGGATCCGCCGCACGGCAGCCCGCGGAACCTGCTTCGCGCCACCATCACCGACCTGGAACCGCACGGGGATGCCATCCGCGTGCGGGCCGGCGACCTGGCCGCTGACATCACCCCGGCGGCGCTGGCCGACCTCGGGCTGGTTCCCGGCACGCAGGCGTACTTCGTCCTCAAGGCCACCGCGGTCACCCTCTACGGCACCTGA